One genomic segment of Streptomyces sp. TLI_146 includes these proteins:
- a CDS encoding acyl-CoA dehydrogenase family protein: MRRTVFNEDHEAFRETIRAFIEAEVVPVYDEWFAAGQAPRDFYYKLAELGVFGIRVDEEFGGAGIDSYKFEAVMYEETSRAGVHFGGSGVHVLLGLPYIKMLATDEQKKRFLPKFVSGEEMWALAMTEPGTGSDLAGMKTTAKLSEDGTHYVLNGSKTFITGGVHADRVIVCARTAAPTAEDRRHGISLFAVDTKAEGYSIGRKLDKLGLKTSDTAELAFVDVKVPVEDLLGEENKGFYYLGHNLASERWGIAFGAYAQAKAAVRFAKEYVQERTVFGKPVAHFQNTKFELAACQAEVDAAEAVADRALEALDAGELTPAEAASAKLFCTEVAHRVIDKCLQLHGGYGFMNEYPIARLYADNRVNRIYGGTSEIMKSIIAKDMGL, translated from the coding sequence GTGCGCCGCACCGTATTCAACGAGGACCACGAGGCGTTCCGGGAGACCATCCGGGCCTTCATCGAGGCCGAGGTCGTCCCCGTCTACGACGAGTGGTTCGCCGCAGGCCAGGCGCCGCGCGACTTCTACTACAAGCTCGCCGAGCTGGGCGTCTTCGGCATCCGCGTCGACGAGGAGTTCGGCGGCGCGGGCATCGACTCGTACAAGTTCGAGGCCGTGATGTACGAGGAGACGTCCCGCGCGGGCGTCCACTTCGGCGGCTCCGGCGTGCACGTGCTGCTCGGCCTGCCGTACATCAAGATGCTCGCCACCGACGAGCAGAAGAAGCGCTTCCTGCCGAAGTTCGTCTCCGGCGAGGAGATGTGGGCCCTGGCGATGACCGAGCCGGGCACCGGCTCCGACCTCGCGGGCATGAAGACCACCGCCAAGCTCTCCGAGGACGGCACGCACTACGTCCTCAACGGCTCCAAGACCTTCATCACCGGCGGCGTCCACGCCGACCGCGTGATCGTCTGCGCCCGCACCGCCGCGCCCACCGCCGAGGACCGCCGCCACGGCATCTCGCTGTTCGCCGTGGACACCAAGGCCGAGGGCTACTCCATCGGCCGCAAGCTCGACAAGCTCGGCCTGAAGACCTCCGACACCGCCGAGCTGGCGTTCGTCGATGTGAAGGTCCCGGTCGAGGACCTCCTCGGCGAGGAGAACAAGGGCTTCTACTACCTCGGCCACAACCTCGCCTCCGAGCGCTGGGGCATCGCCTTCGGCGCCTACGCGCAGGCCAAGGCCGCCGTCCGGTTCGCCAAGGAGTACGTGCAGGAGCGCACCGTCTTCGGCAAGCCGGTCGCGCACTTCCAGAACACCAAGTTCGAACTGGCCGCCTGCCAGGCCGAGGTGGACGCCGCCGAGGCGGTCGCCGACCGCGCCCTGGAGGCCCTGGACGCGGGCGAGCTGACGCCGGCCGAGGCCGCCTCCGCCAAGCTGTTCTGCACCGAGGTCGCCCACCGCGTCATCGACAAGTGCCTCCAGCTGCACGGCGGTTACGGCTTCATGAACGAGTACCCGATCGCCCGTCTGTACGCCGACAACCGCGTCAACCGGATCTACGGCGGCACCAGCGAGATCATGAAGTCGATCATCGCCAAGGACATGGGTCTGTGA
- a CDS encoding acyl-CoA thioesterase II, with translation MTEALDALLDLLDLEQIERDYFRGRSRSALVPRVFGGQVAAQALVAAGRTVPEDRPPHSLHAYFLRAGDPGAPIVYMVDRIRDGRSFTTRRVVAVQHGNPIFHLSASFQTYEEGLEHQTDMPPAPDPESLPTAAEMLPRHLPADVAERLIEARAAVDLRYADAPPWASVGTAREPRSQVWFRTNGKLADDPLLHIALATYVSDMTLLDSVLLAHGRGGWAVGDVVGASLDHAMWFHRPFRADEWLLYDQESPSASAGRGLGQARIYTQDGRLAVTVIQEGVVRVPRP, from the coding sequence GTGACCGAGGCTCTGGATGCCCTGCTCGATCTGCTCGACCTGGAGCAGATCGAGCGGGACTACTTCCGGGGCCGCTCACGCTCGGCGCTCGTCCCCCGGGTCTTCGGGGGCCAGGTGGCGGCCCAGGCGCTGGTCGCCGCCGGCCGCACCGTCCCCGAAGACCGGCCGCCGCACTCCCTGCACGCGTACTTCCTGCGCGCCGGGGACCCGGGCGCACCGATCGTCTACATGGTCGACCGCATCCGCGACGGCCGCTCGTTCACCACCCGAAGGGTGGTGGCGGTCCAGCACGGCAACCCGATCTTCCACCTCTCCGCGTCCTTCCAGACGTACGAGGAGGGTCTTGAGCACCAGACGGACATGCCGCCCGCGCCGGACCCCGAGTCGCTCCCGACGGCCGCCGAGATGCTGCCGCGCCACCTTCCGGCGGACGTCGCCGAGCGCCTGATCGAGGCCCGCGCGGCCGTCGACCTGCGGTACGCCGACGCGCCGCCGTGGGCCAGCGTCGGCACCGCGCGCGAGCCGCGCTCGCAGGTCTGGTTCCGCACGAACGGCAAGCTCGCGGACGACCCCCTGCTGCACATCGCGCTCGCCACCTACGTCTCCGACATGACCCTGCTCGACTCGGTGCTGCTCGCGCACGGCCGGGGCGGCTGGGCGGTCGGCGACGTGGTGGGCGCGTCCCTGGACCACGCGATGTGGTTCCACCGCCCGTTCCGGGCCGACGAATGGCTCCTGTACGACCAGGAGTCCCCCTCGGCCTCAGCGGGCCGGGGCCTGGGCCAGGCCCGCATCTACACCCAGGACGGCCGCTTGGCGGTGACGGTGATCCAGGAGGGCGTGGTGCGGGTCCCGCGCCCCTAG
- a CDS encoding phosphatase → MPIPSRAVLVDHLVRTRIAGDVATPRDNNLSHYRKLANGDRHYWLGLELGDRWTDEQDVLAVMAERCGVVDDPGHRTGQDTIDPELTVDALERMAARLRKAVAGRERVLFATGHPGALIDVHSRTASALRAAGCEIVRIPDGVLADDGCVVQFADVSLYERGASLWHTHSPAPMAAILDALEREGRALPDLVVADHGWAGCAAQRGIDAVGYADCNDPALFLAEAEGTLQVAVPLDDHVVDPRFYEPMVEYLLGAAELV, encoded by the coding sequence ATGCCGATACCCAGCCGTGCCGTTCTCGTCGACCACCTCGTCCGCACCCGTATCGCCGGAGACGTCGCCACCCCCCGCGACAACAACCTCTCCCACTACCGCAAGCTCGCCAACGGCGACCGCCACTACTGGCTGGGCCTGGAGCTGGGCGACCGCTGGACCGACGAGCAGGACGTGCTCGCGGTGATGGCCGAGCGCTGCGGGGTCGTCGACGACCCCGGGCACCGCACGGGCCAGGACACCATCGACCCGGAGCTGACCGTCGACGCCCTTGAGCGGATGGCGGCGCGGCTGCGGAAGGCCGTGGCGGGGCGGGAGCGGGTGCTGTTCGCGACCGGGCACCCGGGTGCGCTCATCGATGTGCACAGCCGGACCGCTTCGGCGCTGCGTGCCGCGGGGTGCGAGATCGTGCGGATTCCGGACGGGGTGCTCGCGGACGACGGGTGTGTCGTCCAGTTCGCGGACGTCTCGCTCTACGAGCGGGGTGCGTCCCTCTGGCACACGCATTCGCCTGCGCCGATGGCGGCGATTCTGGATGCGCTGGAGCGGGAGGGGCGGGCGTTGCCGGATCTGGTCGTGGCGGATCACGGGTGGGCCGGGTGTGCGGCCCAGCGCGGTATCGACGCGGTCGGGTACGCCGATTGCAACGATCCCGCGCTGTTCCTCGCGGAGGCGGAGGGGACGCTTCAGGTTGCTGTGCCGCTGGACGACCACGTGGTTGATCCGCGGTTCTACGAGCCGATGGTCGAGTATCTGTTGGGTGCGGCTGAGTTGGTCTGA
- a CDS encoding TetR/AcrR family transcriptional regulator, with product MSTRTDAPTRREQILREAARLFAERGFHGVGVDEIGAAVGISGPGLYRHFAGKDAMLAELLVGISGRLYDGGRKRVAEADGGPEAVLGSLIDGHIDFALDDRALITLHDRELDRLRDSDRKLVRQLQRQYVELWVGVVRELYPLGSEAEVRTAVHAVFGLLNSTPHLGAYGAGLPGRAATEALLRRLAHGAFAALAG from the coding sequence ATGAGCACCCGGACCGATGCCCCCACCCGCCGCGAGCAGATCCTGCGCGAGGCCGCCCGCCTCTTCGCCGAACGCGGCTTCCACGGCGTGGGCGTCGACGAGATAGGCGCGGCGGTCGGCATCAGCGGCCCCGGCCTCTACCGGCACTTCGCGGGCAAGGACGCGATGCTGGCGGAGCTGCTGGTGGGGATCAGCGGGCGGCTGTACGACGGCGGCCGCAAGCGCGTCGCCGAGGCCGACGGGGGCCCGGAGGCGGTGCTCGGCTCGCTCATCGACGGCCACATCGACTTCGCCCTCGACGACCGGGCGCTCATCACGCTCCACGACCGGGAGCTGGACCGCCTGCGCGACAGCGACCGCAAGCTGGTGCGGCAGTTGCAGCGGCAGTACGTGGAGCTGTGGGTCGGGGTCGTACGGGAGCTGTACCCGCTGGGGTCCGAGGCGGAGGTCCGCACGGCCGTCCACGCGGTGTTCGGCCTGCTCAACTCGACGCCGCACCTGGGGGCGTACGGGGCGGGGCTGCCCGGCCGCGCGGCCACGGAGGCGCTGCTGCGGCGCCTGGCGCACGGGGCGTTCGCGGCGCTCGCGGGCTGA
- a CDS encoding carboxyl transferase domain-containing protein, which translates to MQQAPVLGSAADPASEAWRANEAAHRALGEELRARLAAARLGGGERARERHVARGKLLPRDRVDTLLDPGSPFLELAPLAASGMYGDQAPAAGVIAGIGRVSGRECVIVANDATVKGGTYYPMTVKKHLRAQEVALENRLPCLYLVDSGGAFLPMQDEVFPDRDHFGRIFYNQARMSAAGIPQIAAVLGSCTAGGAYVPAMSDEAVIVRGQGTIFLGGPPLVKAATGEVVTAEELGGGEVHSRTSGVTDHLAEDDAHALRIVRNIVATLPARGELPWSVEPVEEPKADPFGLYGAVPVDSRTPYDVREVIARVVDGSRFQEFKAEFGQTLVTGFARIHGHPVGIVANNGILFSESAQKGAHFIELCDQRGIPLVFLQNISGFMVGRDYEAGGIAKHGAKMVTAVASTRVPKLTVIVGGSYGAGNYSMCGRAYSPRFLWMWPNAKISVMGGEQAASVLATVKRDQLEARGEEWPTDAEESFKDPIRAQYDQQGNAYYATARLWDDGVIDPMETRQVLGLALTACANAPLPQRDYSAPGFGVFRM; encoded by the coding sequence ATGCAGCAGGCACCGGTCCTTGGGAGCGCGGCGGATCCCGCGTCCGAGGCGTGGCGGGCCAACGAGGCGGCGCACCGCGCCCTCGGCGAGGAGCTGCGCGCCAGACTGGCCGCGGCCCGCCTCGGCGGCGGCGAGCGGGCCCGCGAGCGCCATGTCGCGCGCGGCAAGCTGCTGCCGCGCGACCGGGTCGACACCCTGCTCGACCCCGGCTCGCCGTTCCTGGAGCTCGCGCCGCTCGCGGCGAGCGGGATGTACGGGGACCAGGCGCCCGCCGCCGGGGTGATCGCCGGGATCGGGCGGGTCAGCGGGCGCGAGTGCGTGATCGTGGCCAACGACGCCACGGTCAAGGGCGGCACGTACTACCCGATGACGGTGAAGAAGCACCTGCGCGCCCAGGAGGTGGCCCTGGAGAACCGGCTGCCGTGTCTGTACCTGGTGGACTCCGGCGGCGCCTTCCTGCCGATGCAGGACGAGGTCTTCCCCGACCGGGACCACTTCGGCCGGATCTTCTACAACCAGGCCCGGATGTCGGCCGCCGGGATCCCGCAGATCGCGGCGGTCCTGGGCTCCTGCACGGCGGGCGGGGCGTATGTCCCGGCCATGAGCGACGAGGCCGTGATCGTCCGCGGCCAGGGCACGATCTTCCTCGGCGGCCCGCCGCTGGTGAAGGCCGCCACCGGCGAGGTCGTCACCGCCGAGGAGCTCGGCGGCGGCGAGGTCCACTCGCGCACCTCCGGCGTGACCGACCACCTCGCCGAGGACGACGCGCACGCGCTGCGGATCGTCCGCAACATCGTGGCGACCCTCCCCGCGCGCGGTGAGCTCCCGTGGAGCGTGGAGCCCGTAGAGGAGCCCAAGGCCGACCCGTTCGGGCTGTACGGGGCGGTGCCGGTCGACTCCCGCACGCCGTACGACGTCCGCGAGGTCATCGCGCGCGTGGTCGACGGCTCCCGCTTCCAGGAGTTCAAGGCCGAGTTCGGCCAGACGCTGGTCACCGGCTTCGCCCGGATCCACGGCCACCCGGTCGGCATCGTCGCCAACAACGGCATCCTGTTCTCCGAATCCGCCCAGAAGGGCGCCCACTTCATCGAGCTGTGCGACCAGCGCGGCATCCCGCTGGTGTTCCTCCAGAACATCTCGGGCTTCATGGTCGGCCGGGACTACGAGGCGGGCGGCATCGCCAAGCACGGCGCCAAGATGGTGACGGCGGTGGCGAGCACCCGCGTGCCCAAACTGACGGTGATCGTCGGCGGGTCGTACGGGGCGGGCAACTACTCGATGTGCGGCCGCGCCTATTCGCCGCGCTTCCTGTGGATGTGGCCCAACGCCAAGATCTCGGTGATGGGCGGCGAGCAGGCCGCCTCGGTGCTCGCCACCGTCAAGCGCGACCAACTGGAGGCGCGCGGCGAGGAGTGGCCGACCGACGCCGAGGAGTCCTTCAAGGACCCCATCCGCGCCCAGTACGACCAGCAGGGCAACGCCTACTACGCGACGGCCCGGCTGTGGGACGACGGGGTGATCGACCCGATGGAGACCCGCCAGGTCCTCGGGCTCGCCCTGACGGCCTGTGCCAACGCCCCCCTCCCCCAGCGGGACTACTCGGCGCCCGGCTTCGGCGTCTTCCGGATGTGA
- a CDS encoding acetyl-CoA carboxylase biotin carboxylase subunit has product MFDTVLVANRGEIAVRVIRTLRALGVRSVAVFSDADADARHVREADTAVRIGPAAASESYLSIDRLLEAAAKSGAQAVHPGYGFLAENAAFARACAEAGLVFIGPPADAISLMGDKIRAKETVKAAGVPVVPGSSGSGLTDGQLADAAREIGMPVLLKPSAGGGGKGMRLVRDEAALADEIAAARREARASFGDDTLLVERWIDRPRHIEIQVLADGHGNVVHLGERECSLQRRHQKIIEEAPSVLLDEATRAAMGEAAVQAARSCGYAGAGTVEFIVPGSDPSSYYFMEMNTRLQVEHPVTELITGLDLVEWQVRVAAGEELPYGQEDITLTGHAIEARICAEDPSRGFLPSGGTVLALREPQGDGVRTDSGLSEGTEVGSLYDPMLSKVIAYGPDRATALRRLRAALADTVTLGVPTNAGFLRRLLAHPDVVAGDLDTGLVEREADSLVPEGVPEEVYAAAALVRQEGLRPRVTGAWLDPFAVPSGWRMGGEPAPLAFPFRVPGLEPVTHTVRGTAVGRVSPGQVSVELDGLTHTFTTVPSPEGTWLGRDGDSWHVLDHDPVAASLTGGARGGLDTLAAPMPGTVTVVKVAVGDEVDAGQSLLVVEAMKMEHVISAPHAGTVTELDVSPGSTVAMDQVLAVVTPKEEDQ; this is encoded by the coding sequence ATGTTCGACACAGTCCTCGTCGCCAACCGGGGCGAGATCGCCGTCCGCGTCATCCGCACCCTGCGCGCCCTCGGGGTGCGCTCGGTCGCGGTGTTCAGCGACGCGGACGCGGACGCCCGGCATGTGCGGGAGGCGGACACGGCGGTGCGGATCGGCCCGGCGGCCGCGTCCGAGAGCTACCTCTCCATCGACCGGCTCCTGGAGGCGGCCGCGAAGAGCGGCGCCCAGGCCGTCCACCCCGGCTACGGCTTCCTCGCCGAGAACGCGGCCTTCGCGCGCGCGTGCGCCGAGGCGGGCCTGGTCTTCATCGGACCTCCGGCGGACGCGATCTCCCTGATGGGCGACAAGATCCGGGCCAAGGAGACCGTGAAGGCGGCCGGTGTCCCGGTGGTGCCCGGCTCCTCGGGCAGCGGCCTGACCGACGGCCAACTGGCCGACGCGGCCCGCGAGATCGGCATGCCCGTGCTCCTCAAGCCCAGCGCGGGCGGCGGCGGCAAGGGCATGCGGCTGGTCCGCGACGAGGCGGCGCTCGCCGACGAGATCGCGGCCGCCCGCCGCGAGGCCCGCGCCTCCTTCGGCGACGACACGCTCCTGGTGGAGCGGTGGATCGACCGCCCCCGCCACATCGAGATCCAGGTCCTCGCGGACGGCCACGGGAACGTGGTGCACCTGGGCGAGCGCGAGTGCTCCCTCCAGCGCCGCCATCAGAAGATCATCGAGGAGGCCCCCTCGGTCCTGCTCGACGAGGCGACCCGGGCCGCGATGGGCGAGGCGGCGGTCCAGGCGGCCCGCTCCTGCGGCTACGCGGGCGCGGGCACGGTGGAGTTCATCGTCCCGGGCAGCGACCCGTCCTCGTACTACTTCATGGAGATGAACACCCGCCTCCAGGTCGAGCACCCGGTCACCGAGCTCATCACGGGCCTGGACCTGGTGGAGTGGCAGGTGCGGGTCGCGGCGGGCGAGGAACTGCCGTACGGGCAGGAGGACATCACCCTCACCGGCCACGCCATAGAGGCCCGCATCTGCGCCGAGGACCCCTCCCGCGGCTTCCTGCCCTCGGGCGGTACGGTCCTGGCGCTGCGCGAGCCGCAGGGCGACGGGGTGCGCACGGACTCGGGTTTGAGCGAGGGCACGGAGGTCGGCAGCCTCTACGACCCGATGCTCTCCAAGGTCATCGCGTACGGGCCGGACCGGGCGACCGCGCTGCGCCGGCTGCGGGCGGCGCTGGCCGACACGGTCACCCTGGGCGTGCCCACCAACGCGGGCTTCCTGCGCCGCCTCCTGGCCCACCCGGACGTGGTCGCGGGCGACCTCGACACGGGCCTGGTGGAGCGCGAGGCGGACTCGCTGGTGCCGGAGGGGGTGCCGGAGGAGGTGTACGCGGCGGCGGCGCTGGTGCGGCAGGAGGGGCTGCGCCCCCGCGTCACGGGCGCGTGGCTGGACCCGTTCGCGGTGCCGAGCGGTTGGCGCATGGGCGGCGAACCGGCGCCCCTGGCCTTCCCGTTCCGAGTACCGGGACTCGAACCCGTTACTCACACGGTGCGCGGCACGGCCGTCGGCCGGGTCTCCCCCGGCCAGGTCTCCGTGGAGCTCGACGGCCTCACCCACACCTTCACCACCGTCCCCTCCCCGGAGGGGACCTGGCTCGGGCGGGACGGGGACAGCTGGCATGTGCTGGACCACGACCCCGTCGCGGCGAGCCTCACCGGCGGCGCGCGCGGCGGCCTCGACACGCTGGCCGCGCCGATGCCCGGCACCGTCACCGTCGTCAAGGTGGCCGTCGGCGACGAGGTCGACGCGGGCCAGAGCCTGCTGGTGGTGGAGGCGATGAAGATGGAGCACGTCATCTCCGCCCCGCACGCCGGCACCGTCACCGAGCTGGACGTCTCCCCCGGCTCGACCGTGGCCATGGACCAGGTCCTGGCCGTGGTGACCCCGAAGGAGGAGGACCAGTGA
- a CDS encoding hydroxymethylglutaryl-CoA lyase, whose protein sequence is MVVPARGLPASVRIHEVGARDGLQNEKAVVPTEIKAEFIHRLADAGLTTIEATSFVHPKWVPQLADAERLFPMLDGIESVALPVLVPNERGLDRALALGARRIAVFASATESFAKANLNRTVDESLQMFAPVVARAKEQKVHVRGYLSMCFGDPWEGAVPVHQVVRVAKSLMDLGCDELSLGDTIGVATPAHVQSLLAALNEEGVPTSAIGVHFHDTYGQALANTLAALQHGVATVDASAGGLGGCPYAKSATGNLATEDLVWMLQGLGIDTGVDLGRLTATSVWLAEQLGRPSPSRTVRALSPDSHKE, encoded by the coding sequence ATGGTCGTACCGGCGCGGGGCCTGCCCGCCTCGGTGCGGATCCACGAGGTCGGGGCCCGCGACGGCCTGCAGAACGAGAAGGCCGTCGTCCCCACCGAGATCAAGGCGGAGTTCATCCACCGCCTGGCGGACGCGGGCCTGACCACCATCGAGGCGACCAGCTTCGTCCACCCCAAGTGGGTGCCCCAACTGGCCGACGCCGAGCGGTTGTTCCCCATGCTCGACGGCATCGAGAGCGTGGCACTGCCCGTCCTGGTGCCCAACGAGCGGGGCCTGGACCGGGCGCTCGCGCTCGGCGCCCGCCGCATCGCGGTCTTCGCCAGCGCCACGGAGTCGTTCGCCAAGGCCAATCTGAACCGCACGGTGGACGAGTCGCTCCAGATGTTCGCGCCCGTCGTGGCCCGCGCCAAGGAGCAGAAGGTCCACGTCCGGGGCTATCTGTCGATGTGCTTCGGCGACCCGTGGGAGGGAGCCGTCCCCGTCCACCAGGTCGTCCGGGTCGCCAAGTCCCTGATGGACCTGGGCTGCGACGAGCTGAGCCTCGGGGACACGATCGGGGTCGCGACCCCGGCCCACGTCCAGAGCCTGCTCGCCGCGCTGAACGAGGAGGGCGTGCCGACCTCCGCGATCGGGGTGCACTTCCACGACACGTACGGCCAGGCGCTCGCCAACACCCTCGCCGCGCTCCAGCACGGCGTGGCCACCGTCGACGCCTCGGCGGGCGGCCTCGGCGGCTGTCCGTACGCCAAGTCCGCCACCGGAAACCTCGCCACCGAAGACCTCGTGTGGATGCTCCAGGGCCTCGGTATCGACACCGGGGTCGACCTCGGCAGGCTCACCGCCACCAGCGTCTGGCTCGCCGAGCAGCTGGGACGGCCGAGCCCGTCCCGCACCGTCCGCGCCCTCTCCCCCGACTCCCACAAGGAGTGA
- a CDS encoding acyl-CoA dehydrogenase family protein, whose protein sequence is MLGAFGLTEPDCGSDAGGTRTTAVRDGDEWVINGTKCFITNSGTDITGLVTVTAVTGRKADGRPLISSIIVPSGTPGFTVAAPYSKVGWNASDTRELSFQDVRVPAANLLGEEGRGYAQFLRILDEGRVAISALATGLAQGCVDESVKYAHERHAFGRPIGDNQAIQFKIADMEMRAHMARVGWRDAASRLVRGESFKKEAALAKLYSSTVAVDNARDATQIHGGYGFMNEYPVARMWRDSKILEIGEGTSEVQRMLIARELGLPA, encoded by the coding sequence ATGCTGGGCGCGTTCGGTCTGACCGAGCCGGACTGCGGCTCGGACGCGGGCGGCACGCGTACGACGGCGGTGCGCGACGGCGACGAGTGGGTCATCAACGGCACGAAGTGCTTCATCACCAACTCGGGTACGGACATCACGGGCCTGGTGACGGTGACGGCCGTGACCGGCCGCAAGGCGGACGGGCGCCCGCTGATCTCCTCGATCATCGTCCCGTCCGGCACGCCGGGCTTCACGGTGGCCGCGCCGTACTCGAAGGTGGGGTGGAACGCGTCGGACACCCGCGAGCTGTCCTTCCAGGACGTCCGCGTCCCGGCCGCCAACCTCCTGGGCGAGGAGGGCCGGGGCTACGCGCAGTTCCTGCGGATCCTCGACGAGGGCCGCGTCGCCATCTCGGCGCTGGCCACGGGTCTGGCGCAGGGCTGCGTCGACGAATCGGTGAAGTACGCGCACGAGCGCCACGCGTTCGGCCGCCCGATCGGCGACAACCAGGCGATCCAGTTCAAGATCGCCGACATGGAGATGCGGGCGCACATGGCCCGGGTGGGCTGGCGCGACGCGGCGTCCCGGCTGGTGCGGGGCGAGTCCTTCAAGAAGGAGGCGGCGCTGGCGAAGCTGTACTCGTCGACGGTCGCGGTCGACAACGCGCGCGATGCCACGCAGATCCACGGCGGGTACGGGTTCATGAACGAGTATCCGGTGGCGCGGATGTGGCGCGACTCCAAGATCCTGGAGATCGGGGAGGGCACGAGTGAGGTCCAGCGCATGCTGATCGCGCGGGAGTTGGGGCTGCCGGCGTAG